A window of the Cannabis sativa cultivar Pink pepper isolate KNU-18-1 chromosome X, ASM2916894v1, whole genome shotgun sequence genome harbors these coding sequences:
- the LOC115724461 gene encoding glutamate receptor 3.3 → MDLCHIVSERKFCWQLKMSLIWFPLLFICLGGFPFGHAQKFSTRPAVVNIGAIFTFDSTIGRVAKIAIEEAVKDVNSNSSILQGTKLLVTMQNSNCSGFLGMVEALKLMEKDIIAIVGPQSSVVAHIVSHVAKELQVPLLSFAATDPTLTSLQFPYFVRTIQSDLYQMTAVADVIDYYGWKEIITIYIDDDYGRNGISALGDQLAQRRCKISYKVPIPPGLEVSRSEILDRLVNVALMESRVIVLHVNPDSGFMVFRVAQYLRMMGNGFVWIATDWLSSVLDSRSPLPSDIMQSMQGVLVLRHHTPESDKKRAFASRWAKLTGGSLGLSSYGLYAYDSVWLVAHAIDAFFNQGGVISFSNDSNIKNLEGGQLRLDALSIFDGGDLLLDNILHSNLVGLTGPIRFNSERSLVLPAFDVINVIGTGFRRIGYWSNYSGLSTIPPEALYDRPPNRSMANQKLYAVIWPGETTVKPRGWVFPNNGKQLRIGVPNRVSFKEFVSKVQGTENLFKGFCIDVFVAAVGLLPYAVPYRFIPFGDGHENPSYTELVTKITTGFFDAAVGDIAIVTNRTRIVDFTQPYVASGLVVVAPFKKLNTGAWAFLRPFNGLMWAVTATFFIVVGIVVWILEHRINDEFRGPPKRQLITILWFSLSTMFFAHRENTVSTLGRFVLIIWLFVVLIINSSYTASLTSILTVQQLSSPIKGIESLKSTDEPIGYQVGSFAEHYLSEELNIPKSRLVPLGSPEAYAKALQDGPKKGGVAAVVDERAYIELFLSTQCKFRVVGQEFTKSGWGFAFPRDSPLAIDMSTAILQLSENGDLQRIHDKWLMRSACQMESAELESDQLHLKSFWGLFLICGVACFLALLIYFFQIMNKLWRGSAPDSVTGGSSDMKSGRLRRFISLIDEKSDNSNKRRKVERSLSENDKQKQWGNDPQTEITNRNSIHNIN, encoded by the exons ATGGATCTGTGTCATATTGTATCAGAAAGAAAGTTTTGTTGGCAGCTGAAGATGAGTTTGATTTGGTTTCCACTTTTGTTTATATGCCTTGGGGGTTTTCCATTTGGGCATGCTCAAAAATTTTCTACAAGGCCTGCTGTTGTGAATATTGGGGCTATCTTCACTTTTGATTCCACAATTGGCCGAGTTGCCAAGATTGCTATTGAGGAAGCAGTGAAAGATGTGAACTCAAATTCCAGCATTCTTCAAGGGACTAAACTTCTTGTAACCATGCAAAACTCCAACTGCAGTGGGTTTCTTGGCATGGTTGAAG CTTTGAAACTCATGGAGAAAGACATCATTGCCATTGTTGGCCCGCAGTCATCGGTAGTTGCACATATAGTATCCCATGTTGCTAAGGAACTTCAAGTTCCCTTACTATCCTTCGCAGCCACAGACCCTACTCTTACTTCCCTTCAGTTCCCATATTTTGTTAGGACAATACAGAGTGATTTGTATCAAATGACCGCTGTGGCTGATGTAATTGATTACTATGGTTGGAAGGAGATAATTACCATTTATATAGATGATGATTATGGACGGAATGGTATCTCAGCTTTAGGTGATCAACTTGCACAGAGACGCTGCAAAATCTCGTACAAGGTGCCAATTCCCCCAGGCTTGGAAGTTAGCCGGAGTGAAATCCTGGATCGACTTGTAAATGTTGCATTGATGGAATCTCGAGTTATAGTTCTTCATGTAAATCCAGATTCGGGTTTCATGGTTTTCAGAGTGGCGCAATATCTTAGAATGATGGGAAATGGATTTGTATGGATAGCCACAGATTGGCTTTCATCTGTGTTAGATTCTCGTTCTCCACTTCCCTCAGACATCATGCAGTCAATGCAAGGAGTGCTTGTTTTGCGCCATCACACACCTGAATCAGATAAAAAGAGAGCCTTTGCCTCTAGGTGGGCCAAGTTGACTGGTGGTTCTCTGGGATTAAGTTCTTATGGACTTTATGCTTATGATTCAGTATGGTTGGTTGCTCATGCTATTGATGCATTTTTCAATCAGGGTGGGGTTATTTCATTCTCTAATGATTCCAACATAAAAAATTTAGAAGGTGGTCAACTTCGCCTTGATGCATTGAGCATTTTTGATGGCGGTGATCTTCTCTTGGACAACATATTGCATAGCAACCTTGTTGGCTTAACAGGCCCCATCAGGTTTAATTCAGAAAGATCTCTTGTTCTTCCTGCCTTTGATGTTATTAACGTGATTGGAACTGGATTTCGACGAATTGGTTACTGGTCCAACTATTCTGGTTTATCAACCATTCCTCCCGAGGCACTCTACGATAGACCACCTAATCGGTCAATGGCAAACCAGAAGTTATATGCTGTTATCTGGCCGGGGGAGACAACTGTAAAGCCTCGTGGTTGGGTATTCCCAAACAATGGGAAACAGCTGAGAATTGGTGTGCCAAATAGGGTCAGTTTCAAAGAATTTGTGTCAAAAGTTCAAGGAACTGAGAATTTGTTCAAGGGTTTCTGCATAGATGTTTTTGTTGCTGCTGTGGGTTTATTGCCTTATGCAGTTCCATATCGATTTATCCCATTTGGAGATGGCCATGAAAATCCAAGCTACACAGAACTTGTGACTAAGATCACCACCGGT TTCTTTGATGCTGCTGTTGGTGATATTGCAATTGTCACAAACAGGACAAGGATAGTAGATTTCACTCAGCCATATGTTGCATCTGGCCTTGTTGTGGTAGCTCCATTTAAAAAGCTGAATACTGGTGCGTGGGCATTCCTGCGACCATTTAATGGACTTATGTGGGCTGTCACTGCCACCTTCTTCATTGTTGTGGGAATAGTTGTGTGGATTTTGGAACATAGAATAAACGATGAGTTCCGGGGCCCTCCTAAAAGGCAGCTTATAACCATTCTCTG GTTTAGCCTCTCAACTATGTTTTTTGCTCACA GAGAGAACACCGTGAGCACTCTTGGCCGTTTTGTGCTGATCATATGGCTCTTTGTGGTTTTGATCATAAACTCGAGTTACACTGCGAGTTTGACATCAATCCTTACAGTGCAGCAACTATCTTCTCCCATTAAAGGGATTGAAAGCTTGAAATCCACTGATGAGCCCATTGGGTATCAAGTGGGATCTTTTGCTGAACATTACCTTAGTGAGGAGCTAAACATACCTAAGTCTAGGCTTGTTCCCCTTGGTTCACCGGAAGCCTATGCTAAAGCACTTCAGGACGGTCCTAAGAAAGGCGGCGTGGCAGCTGTGGTTGATGAACGCGCTTACATTGAACTCTTCCTCTCAACACAATGCAAATTTAGAGTTGTTGGCCAGGAGTTCACTAAAAGCGGCTGGGGTTTC GCATTTCCAAGAGACTCTCCACTAGCGATTGACATGTCAACCGCGATTCTCCAGCTATCTGAAAACGGGGATCTTCAGAGAATCCATGACAAGTGGTTGATGAGAAGCGCGTGCCAAATGGAAAGTGCTGAACTTGAATCTGATCAGCTTCACCTCAAGAGTTTCTGGGGCCTCTTTCTTATATGTGGTGTTGCTTGCTTCCTTGCTCTTCTCATATACTTCTTCCAAATTATGAACAAACTATGGCGCGGTTCTGCACCAGATTCTGTTACAGGTGGTTCAAGTGATATGAAATCAGGGCGGCTTAGGCGATTTATATCATTGATTGATGAGAAATCAGACAACTCCAATAAGAGGAGGAAAGTGGAGAGATCACTATCTGAAAATGATAAGCAGAAGCAATGGGGGAATGATCCACAAACAGAAATAACTAACAGAAATAGCATTCACAACATCAATTAA